gtggacattattattacatgcTGGTACATTTTCTATGatattatgttttaataaagCACAAAGTAGAGAATATAATAAGCATTAAATAATGTCAACAAGCTGAGTAGAAGACTACACtgaatgatatatatatatatatatatatatatatatatatatatatataaatccttTTTAtgatcattttatttttacacaaCGAATTTGATCCCATATCGAAagatgaattatataattgaatGGAAAGTAATACATACTAATATATCAatttaccaaaaaaaaataattcccTCAGAACAGAACGTAAAACAATAGATGTTGTAATTATAAtgtcctttttattttcagtGTGTATTATTCCATTTGAACTATTTAATTTATACCTTTTTCATCTTTAATAacatgaaaatttttttataagttttatttattacgaaaaaaaaaaaaaaaaaaaaaaaaaattatgaataataaattacatTTTTTCCACTTTTTTAGTTAAAaggaaaaacatatatatgcgAATAATATTCAAAACAATGTAATctaatcatataataataaaaatatatacataataatattattcatatatatttgttctttggatttatttatattaaactGGTATTTCTACATTTAAacatttatctttttattttaatcatactattatatacattataatatataaataaaaaaataaataataaataataaataataaataaatatattctttttatggTTATGGTTCTCTGTACattctaaaaataaaataattttatatagttaaataaaattaatgataattaaaaatatataaaaaaataaatatttcattcaattaatatttatataatatgattttataaattattttctcaaaataaattataaaataaaatcatataaaaacaGAATAtagtattttttattaagcgcaacaaattttattttttttaaagccaaaaaaaaaaaaaatatacgtATTCgttttatatgcatataaattatatatatatatatattttatatatatattatttttttttttttttttttttttttttttttttggatgtaaaaaattaagaataaaaaaaaaagaaaatgagttttataaaatatataaaaaaatatatttttttgtaattaatttttttttttgtatttttctatatataatcttatttaatataaaactttatgaattattttatttttagtcatttttaaaataattttttttttaaattattataaataaataatcctCATAATCGCAgagatatttatatattatatgtatatataatttatatcacaataaaaatatatatatatatatatatatatatttaatatatttatttattccttCTTAATATTGTTCCATTtgcaatattattatatatatacatgtatttatatatgttttgaaataaaaaagataaataattataatatatatatatatataatttttttaataattttatattggtttattattatatatgtaccttttatttatattgtaatgtaataatttataaatacatatatattataaaatgtatataaaatattgagaatttttttttttttttttttttttttttttttgttgttgttgtaaACCTTTTGtccattttataatataatatttatatatttattattattattaaaaaagaaataaaaaaatggaaaaaggGAATATCGGTTTCAATAATTCTATTagtgacaaaaaaaatatattgttaaaTGGAGGAAATGACGTAAgtaataatttatcatatttaaattatcatgTGAATAACAATTTAAATTTATCTCAAAATATGAATGTGTCGAATGAAAATAGCACAAAAACTTTATTACcacaaataaatatcaaCAGTGTGAATAATACACAGAATAAATCACaggaagaattaaaaaatagtgtatttaataatgagttacaaaatattagtcaaaatgaaaatatgacATTTGAAAATAAATTGAACTTTAATAGTtcattaaaaataagaaagtCTTTAACAGAACAATTATGTggtatgtaaattttttaagtgtatttatatattagtaaatataatagaaaaataaatgtatatgtgagtgtattatatatatatatatatatatatatatatttatgtatatattttttatatatttatatatttccttttctttataGAGGAGATATCAATGAAACTGGGTAAAATCTTTCTGTGCAAGTCCTACTTAGAGACTTTCATTTATGAAAAGAATCCATATGTCatgaattttatatatttgaaagatGATAAGAGTGAATCAAAAAACCGTGTGTTGAATTCTTTACTCTTAGGATCtttttgtaatttattatggaatgataatatttatacacatgaatatttaatttcTAAAGAAATTTTAAGCAAATATATTAAAGCTCTAGAAAAAAATccagataaaaataattattgtaTAGTACCAATATATGATatggataaaataaaaatgattttatGTGATCAAGAAAAGCATATAAAAATtcttaaaaagaaaaaattaacgattaaaaaaaataatgaaaatcttttgtttattttaaatattataaaaaataatttccaagaaattaaaattaaagcaCAAAGAATTATTCAAAGAATTTTATTTAGACTTGATATATTAGATAagctttttattttaaaaaacaattctgtttttttctcgaacaaatatgaatataataaaattaaattaatagaaatattagatttctttaattcatttaatatagataaccaattacaaaaaattaatcaaaatataactgatataattaaagaaaagaaaaatatacaaaaatttaaatattatgataatgaatATACAACTAACTTGAAAAATGTATTAGAAAAGAACGAAGAGGTaggataaaaaatattttaatatttatatgaataaaaggaaagaaaatgaaaaaagaaaatttttttccttttttaaatgattaaACATAAGAGTACAAAACGTATGtgctcatatatatatatgttgtgtgtgcttttttatattttttatttaatcatatattatttgaatttttatattttattttatttaattttttttgtataggATATAACACAATTGAAAAGCACAACATCCGAAATATGTATGAACCtggaagaaaataaagaatgcCTGTATCATTTGAACACATTCGAAGGAGAAggaaattttaatattatgtaaaataaattttttaatattatttgtttccattttaatttttatatgtatgaattttttttttttttttttttttatggaatacatttattaattttgtatttgtaaatatattaatctggcaataaaaatatatgaattaatatttttttgaaatttttaaatattatattataaataaataatatatatatatatatatatatatatatatatatatataatattcattttatttttttaataaaactcCCTGTGgtattatatacacatacaatactaataataaaagtagatatataatattctaattaaaatatgtttttgtttttaaatatttttattttctatgttaagaaaaattttaattttactatgtacatatatttaatatatcttttcaATATGATTATCcctttaaaataaaataagaacgaataaaaataatagattattaaaaaaaaaaatcatataaatttgaTACACTCgtaattttttattgtaaaaaaaaaaaaaaaaaaaaagaattcaaaatataagtatatataatattttatactttttgaataacaaaaaaatggaatTGTATGAACCTACTATATTaataacatttaaaaaaaaataaaaatacatataatataatatatacatatatatatgtttcttaTTTTAAATGTTCTGAAAGTACAAAGTGATGATGTTTCGTCCTCAGAATGTTATCaagaatataataagtaatatttcaataaaataatatatgtataatttagaataatatttttataaaataataataaggctttaaaaaaaagagtgAAATAACATTTAtgtaaatgtatatttatttatcatgTTAAAagattgatatatatatatatatatatatatatatatatatatatatatgtaaatattataataatgttctgtgtgttttattttattagacAATGATAGAAAAGTTTTCCTTAGCACAATAAATccattaaataaagaaagtaAAAACGTCATAGAcatttatgataattatgaagtattaaaaaacatgaaggaaaaaaatacttTGAAAAGCTCATTAAAGAAATTTAGAGAAATTGTAAAAAAggaaacaaaaagaaaaggatataatttttattcagGATGGCCACCAGTAAATAGGATAAAAGTTACGGACGACGAAAAGGTAgcaacataatatatatatataaatactgaattcataatattatatgatatttatttatatatacatatctctaaatttttttatgttatacatatttagtatatataattatataaaaaaaattttctaataatatatataattattatatcatatacatatatatatatatattttttatttttttatataattacaaaataatgtttaaaaaaatatatagctAGGATTATTTGGACgcaaaatgtttatatacaATAGAATTAAAGGAGTTAGAGAAACAGAAACGAATTTGTTCATAtgttgtaaaaataaaaatataatttgttttaataaaaacgAATTTATATCATTGCTAAAAAATATGGAAGTTATTAAGCATCAATTGGAAGAATTCagaaagaaattataataattaaaaaaaaaagaaaagaaaaaaagagcgagagaaaaaaatgaaagtttatacttaaaaatatatatatataaatatatatatatatatatatatatatttataactttGTTAAcactatttatttatttatttattattttttttttttatgtgtattaATTATTCTCCTTAGAAGAATTTCATCTATTACatgaatacaaatatataatattatatatatgatttattttataaaagaattttttttttggtgaaATAACTTTGtactaaaatatattaatataaaatatacatatatatattatatatatatggaaacataaaatatataatgatcaaaattatatattatttattttgaacttgtcattttcatttttatattatttttttctttttaaattatatttgtttatttatatatatatattttttttttttttttttttgtcccacgaaaaaattcttttgaaaatatttttataaatataaaactaaATTATCTTAAGGAACATAAGAACCccttattataaaatatttaaaagaaatgtaTTGAAAATGTTTGGAATGAAACATATGATTAAATTAATGAGAATGAATAATATcttaaaattgaaaaaagtgaaaaatatcataaaaatgaaaaatttgaaaaatataaaatatatgtttagaagaaaaaatatggcAAAAGTTAAAACTATGTTAAATATCATATTAAAAGGTTTGAAATCGAatagaagataataatatttatgtaattattcttttttttttttttttttttttttttctccaaAATTTAAGGAAACTTATGCATaatttatacaaaaaaagtatatatatattatattataaattaaattgaTCGTTGTGTTTGTCACATTAGGATTATCATTCACCTATTtttattgtaaatatatatatatatatatatattttatattttataatatttattttacgtATTTCATTGCAAAAAGGATAAGAGTACATATgtgcatacatatatatatatatgtaatgccTATGATGGATATTCATTAAAGACTTAAAacataacaaaatataattaaaaataaatgtgaaatatattatatctacacacatatatataatatgccATAAGATGAAGGAATACACAGCCAATAAATCTGTTCCTACTactatacaaaataaaaaaaaaagtatcgtggaagaaataaataaaaattcacATACACAagattcaaaaaataatcaaGATAATTATGAAATTTGTTTAAGCGATGTTTCTGTTTCTACAATTACTAATAGTTCAGGAATTGATTCAGATTTGTATGAAGAagttataaagaaaattaaaaaagaaaaaaaaaggaaaaagaaagaaaacaAAAGGGACATATAtaaggaaaaagaaaagtatgagaagaaagaaaataatagttatgaagaaaataagatTGATCGAGGAAATGATAGTGATAGGAAAAATAATAgtgatatagaaaataatagcGATAGtgaagatataaatgataaagaaaaagatagaaaaaaaaaaaaacacacagACATTGATACAAAAAAGAGAAACAAAGAATCACACCATCATGTTAGAAAAAATAGAGAAAGGAAGAAATccacaagaaaaaaaagaaaatatacatCCTCATCAAGTTCAGAAAGTTATGAAAGGAGAAAAGataaaagaaacaaaaaagaaaaatatagaaactCCGAAGGTAGTTATAAAAGGTtagttatattataaatataatatatataaatatgaaaatacaataaaaaaaaaaaattattgtatgtataatattattattttatagtaTGGTTGATGAGAATATACCAAAGGATCCTTTTAATCCTTTATTATTAGCCtatgaaaagaaagaaaagaaaacatacaggtatacaataatataagaaaaaatattaaagaatgAAAATTAAGAACACAATAAGTAAATAAatctacatttatatatatatatatatatatatatatatatagtagtatttttttttttttttttttttttttttttttgttattatagaaaaaatgtTGAGCATAATGATTTAAATGATAGATGGAAACATGATAGGTAATTAgaaatggaaaaaatataatggatattttatttgaaataagaaatatgtaaatgttttataaaaaaaaaaaaaaaaaatatattattttgtgtataaaaaatatatgtatatgccTTATATTTAACAGATACGAAAACACATCAGAGGATGAAGATAATATTGAGCAAACTTTTGAAAATTCAAAAACGTTTTATGATCCACATGAAATGCCGAAAATTTTGTGGAAATCAAAAGCAGgagtaaataatatatatatatatatatgtatacatttaattatataatatatttttttcattttataagatattccttatttttattttattttattatttttttttttagggaGTTTGTGTTCCACAAATAAGCGATgacacaaaataaaaaataaaaaaagacaaaaggagaaataattttctaacccttttaattcattaaaaaaaaataatctctttttttattttcatgtaagttttttatttgttatatttttcaacCTTTATAagatttttaatttttccaaTGCATTGtgcatatatttacatatgtgAAAATTTTGTATGGTATAAAATCTAAAAAAAGGATCTAgaaaattgtatatattattatgtttatgtatttgtatatttttacacacattaatatatatatatatatatatacatactaatatatatgctatatatatatatttttttatattttcaatttttttttttattttttaatataaaaactttCTTTTTTGTGATTCAAGTCTTAATCTATTCTTCTTTTACAAAAAGATATGTAATGAACcatattgtatttattttatcatatgaaacataattatgaataaaaaaataataagcttagaaaatataatacatgtcaaatatatatatatatatatatatatatatgtataacatAATAGACGTTAAAATaaggatatataaaaataattaactatatatattatacatatatttatatattcgtATGTGTTATAATTGGTGTCCCTTTTAAATGGATAAGTTATATGGAGATTATGATAAGGTTTATGAGAAATATAGAAACAATAACCTGTATAGAAGAAAGAATGAAAAAGAGGAATTTAATAAagtagataaaaaaaataaaatggagatgaaaaaagaaaaggataataataaaaaagataaaaaaatcaataagaaaatgaaaaaagaaaacggTGACATTAGTGATATTTCTCAAAATGTATATACTGATATATCATATGATTATATTGAtgctattaaaaaaaataaaaagggaaggaaaaaaaaagataatttaagggatttatcatttaatgaatataaaataagaaaaaaactaagtattgaaataaataaaaaaatatatagtgaTAGTGAAAATGTACATGTACATCATAATAcatttgtaaataaaaatcaaggaataaatgaaaataattatatttcaacaaaaaagaaaaaattaaaatatgatgatCAAAAAGTAAAGAAaatgttaaataaaaaagacaGAACAAAATTTGttttaaatttcttttttgtactatattatatattcttcttttttcattatataattgaTCTTcaattgaataatatatataatatagtattAAATACTTTTACGATTGTTATTATCACatctcttttattatatatattttttcttaaagcaagaaataagaaattgaaaaaaattattctttatatcaATGCATATATCAATTTAATTTATtgctttaatatatataatactttattttattggTTACATATCTATTTAAATTTTACATTAAGTAAAAGAATAtacttaaaatataaaactctctataaaaatatttcctttgtattttcatattttagtTTTGATgaaattttcttctttcttataatattttacgGTTTCTTCTCATTTACATCTACTATATTAACAAttactttattttattatatatacaactttataaattataatttttgataaaacttttatatatatataaatatatatatatatattgttccTTATggacaagaaaaaaaacaaaaaaataaaataaaataaaacaacttgaattaaaatatttttaatttgtttttttcttttttaataaagtgtaaaatgaataaaattataaatatatcaaaaatatgattcatataaaaataaattaaaataaaataaaattggttcataatattatataataaaagggtgtttataaatatatatatatatatatatatatatatatatatatatatatatatatatatgagggattattatacattataagaaaaattaaaaaaatattttatacattttcattttttttgttcttgtgTGTATGTTTGTGTATATGATCAAggttaattaaaatatatatatatatatatatatatatttatacattacataaaaaaaaaataatataataattatttaatgtattataagaaagaattataaaatataaaaatgataatattacaaaAGAAAAGtagatttttataaaaatacatatttacaaaaaaagaaaaaatatacatattgtcaatcaaattaaattaaaCAGAACGATATTCTTCATCATTGGTTACATCAAAATCTTTAACAATATTATCTACATTTTTCTTGTCATATTTATCTGCCTTGTCTTTATCCTTacttctatattttttacttgaactctttctttttttctttttatatttctcataatattctatataaccagattttatgttttttattttgggTACACTACATGGATACTGatacaataatattaataaaagataaatatatatatatatatatatatatatatatatatatatatatataatataatataatataatataatataatatatattaaatataaatgtgtaatatatattttaccttTGAACTTAACACATTCTGtgtaaaaaaaacatttttaacCATATATTCTAATGTACTCtctaaagaaataaaaacataaatacacaaaaaaatataattatttatttatattaaataatataatttatttttccgtctatatatacaacaaggttatattctttttaatagACATACCACTATcaacattataataatttaatataatatcatctATTCTTTTTAaggtattttttttcttctctaTTTTTTGTATGAGTTTTTTAGCTTCTTCGTTCTATAACATAATagtgaaaaaatatatatatatatatatatatatatatatatattaaagtgtatatttatttgttaatattatttcttttttttatggaTACATTAAAATCTTGGTAAGCCATTAACATCATGACATCATCTATTTCGTTAATTAGAGAGGgctacaaaaaaataaaataagaaacatttaaatagcaattatttaaatataatatctataataatttaaaaagaaataattatcaatgatatgttattaaacaattttattttgaaagcgatattaatattaatttttataaggtcgtgta
This region of Plasmodium sp. gorilla clade G2 genome assembly, chromosome: 13 genomic DNA includes:
- a CDS encoding RanBPM and CLTH-like protein, putative, whose product is MIEDNIDENCQIYLNPKNWLKEFENTKINENDINEVLMNYFCVHRMYDVAKEFQKESNVKPDMPINTVKIRYLIQNEIMNNKIEEAIEHINNLDKEILKKHKDLVFFLKKQQLLKLILNNNINEAIIYSQQELASYVKEKPSLINEIDDVMMLMAYQDFNNEEAKKLIQKIEKKKNTLKRIDDIILNYYNVDSESTLEYMVKNVFFTQNVLSSKYPCSVPKIKNIKSGYIEYYEKYKKKKRKSSSKKYRSKDKDKADKYDKKNVDNIVKDFDVTNDEEYRSV